The following proteins are encoded in a genomic region of Magallana gigas chromosome 1, xbMagGiga1.1, whole genome shotgun sequence:
- the LOC136275800 gene encoding uncharacterized protein — protein sequence MPKRKTFDGRKQREKQKIRMRQKRQQSQYPDTPPIELVVESNVSVERMDGAISAPPSNFLGQVSMGFPHSKKPLARVQASCSERMHSPAPRLPSPRGSRLFVREQDKAPSPDSPAWVCAPPRAPGPDTVHVSGSAGQAQLDTSREEETSSMLKDEETLTRNKTDTERKTKHILNEHKILETIYENQNNDISQDIYDYQNNEKLKNVIENQCIKISENMYDNHNEISRNLYENDVTENINENCVNAIDVILYQNEETRTKKDVSDKIEYENDLEASKNDGRGRKRSIDGMVNENGKSTRILLADLGQVYMHLHSLAFSMGYSENVLCNLTGVYCKISGMTDTESEFEPFATTAGTEGESEGNDEELQNDDLMIICSEIKGFTFNPLNEGVKRNLCEELNVPLMCTENVGIAQDVGKELTSPETEKEIIGDGNCFFRAVSFSVSNSEDFYNTIRSAVCAHMMANQELFKTFLRNGQESIESHLSASLMTQEGTWATELEILAMAHFLRVDIFTYSGGRWLKFSGDMVTKCLNKRRGAIYLHHLHQNHYNVVISMHVDCDSNETVLMRGETRENIMQRRNIGKSSSRLTCYQRRKNIQKEKYKQNPELRSRKLAAAALKYKEHKSYQLSVKEKYREKYRSDTKYRDRSKKLYDKVRDVKKEISKKKYRYNYAHRDDLKRRSSIKYNTDTAHREDLKTRSTEKYRRNSLHREDVKLRSKDKYRTDPLHKVDVKMRSTEKYRTDPLHKEEIKKRSTVKYQTNAKHREEMKKRSIAKYQSDEKHRENVKNRSKQIYKSDEAHRKRVNSASTRRYNTDESYRKRNLRKRSMKYETDEAFRSKAKVYSKEMYASSTCVRLKKKDEVIQQRRAKRQKLENEKEVANLFKCKVKEGIDYICCCCNRLLFENQVQRCNPNTYEKNTEAALAAEVCIQKKYFHQCSEDCLSNCTKSSLWICFTCHRKILRGKIPAEATVNNLFLEDIPKELCDLNCLEKHLIALQIPFMKVMGLPHGGQKNVHGPVVCVPSDMKKVASLPLKEDENLLLRVKLKRKLNYKGYFEYQFVDPKHVFAALDYLKQNNKWYTNVTIDTNWKENDYDEVTDVTDEIKLDDVENQEVATDTCLQPLDIAQEVLDHYFDDIYNIAPGEEHRWNDAIRTILQQQNDHRDPDLLDWSEKNEVLKKYRVLAKSQVPKTPNENVFELLNSKGFIQKRTRTKPAVIRYPRFNVDKMSEKYYQCLLQLFLPHERGSQLKPPGFDLYQTFYENGHVKIANDHNLQAVKLLVDRNHAKFAENEEIIANAQETFETIGEPQDAWASLCPETELIRKECMEERSKLNVLNDNVDEIPDMETEANSADVMFKVQQNNQSREEAMQIIQNLNETQRSIFYYVRDWCLEKSTGQNPDPFHIFITGGAGTGKSHVIKAIHYEASRLLAKNMSTPDSLAVLLTAFTGTAAFNIGGNTIHHLFSLPKYMRLPYEPLKEQTLSELRIQLRDLNVLVIDEVSMVYKRLLYYIHERLVQIKKSKEPFGGVSVIAVGDFYQLPPVKQRKDERLYKDNISYPVDHWQELFKVVELSEIMRQKQDVPFAEVLNSLRTRELQEPLNTETLSMLRECVRQGPEDVLHVYATNDEVNNYNLKMLRKSCNDFVEIDAQDFEKNTATGKLTLRKKPISRSKSDGLSSSLLIAPNARSSRPTPSSSRQHRRRVVLEDRDEADLTEVRETFTDYVTEQWVNGDRLIWNHFGTNGPRTNNNLKAWHGKLKRMALHAHPNIYTVIKIFKDIQNGKEILQIQKQRSTRTSRGDCRP from the exons ATGCCAAAACGTAAAACATTTGATGGCAGGAAGCAGAGGGAGAAACAAAAAATCAGAATGAGGCAGAAGAGACAGCAGTCTCAGTATCCAGACACTCCTCCCATTGAGCTGGTTGTGGAGTCCAACGTTTCTGTTGAACGAATGGATGGAGCGATATCTGCTCCCCCCAGTAATTTTCTGGGGCAGGTTTCCATGGGGTTTCCTCATAGTAAAAAACCCCTGGCCAGAGTGCAGGCCTCTTGTTCCGAGAGAATGCACTCACCTGCCCCGAGGTTGCCATCTCCTCGAGGAAGTCGTCTGTTTGTCCGCGAACAGGACAAGGCACCGTCCCCTGACTCCCCAGCGTGGGTTTGTGCTCCACCGAGGGCACCTGGACCGGACACCGTGCACGTGTCTGGTTCAGCAGGTCAGGCGCAGCTGGATACCTCCAGGGAGGAGGAGACCAGCAGTATGCTAAAAGATGAGGAAACCTTAACGAGAAACAAAACGGATACTGaacgaaaaacaaaacatattctGAACGAACACAAGATATTAGAAACTATATATGAGAACCAGAACAATGATATATCACAGGATATATATGATTACCAAAACAATGAGAAATTGAAGAATGTGATAGAGAACCAATGCATAAAGATTTCAGAGAATATGTATGACAATCATAATGAGATATCAAGGAATCTGTATGAGAATGACGTTACagagaatataaatgaaaactgTGTGAATGCCATAGATGTGATTCTGTATCAAAATGAAGAGACAAGAACAAAGAAGGATGTAAGTGATAAAATAGAATATGAGAATGATCTTGAAGCCAGTAAAAATGATGGAAGAGGGAGAAAAAG GTCTATTGATGGAATGGTAAATGAGAATGGGAAAAGCACAAGAATTCTTCTAGCTGATCTGGGGCAGGTCTATATGCATCTTCATTCCTTAGCCTTTTCAATGGGATACTCGGAGAACGTGCTTTGTAATTTAACTGGGGTGTATTGCAAAATTTCTGGTATGACAGACACAGAGAGTGAGTTTGAACCATTTGCTACGACCGCTGGTACTGAAGGGGAATCAGAAGGGAACGATGAAGAGTTGCAGAATGatgatttaatgattatttgtaGTGAAATCAAAGGGTTTACATTTAATCCTCTAAATGAAGGTGTCAAAAGGAATCTGTGTGAAGAACTGAATGTTCCTTTAATGTGCACTGAAAATGTAGGTATTGCTCAAGATGTAGGAAAAGAATTAACTTCACcagaaacagaaaaagaaattattggAGATGGGAATTGTTTCTTCAGAGCAGTTTCCTTCAGTGTCTCAAACTCGGAAGATTTCTATAACACTATTCGGAGTGCTGTTTGTGCACACATGATGGCAAATCAAGAGCTATTCAAAACATTTCTACGTAATGGACAGGAGTCTATTGAGAGTCATCTTTCTGCTTCATTGATGACACAAGAAGGGACATGGGCAACTGAGCTAGAGATTTTGGCAATGGCACACTTCTTGAGAgttgatatttttacatattcgGGAGGTCGATGGTTGAAGTTCTCGGGGGACATGGTTACCAAGTGTCTGAACAAGAGACGTGGAGCAATTTATTTGCATCATTTACATCAAAATCATTACAATGTTGTGATTTCTATGCATGTCGACTGTGATAGTAATGAAACAGTTCTTATGCGTGGGGAAACAAGAGAAAATATTATGCAAAGGAGGAATATTGGAAAATCTTCATCAAGATTAACATGTTATCAAAGGCGAAAAAATATACAGAAAGAGAAATATAAACAGAACCCAGAACTACGAAGCAGGAAATTAGCTGCAGCAGCTCTCAAGTATAAAGAACACAAGAGTTACCAATTATCTGTGAAGGAAAAATACAGGGAAAAGTATAGATCTGATACCAAATACAGAGATAGAAGTAAGAAGTTGTATGACAAAGTTCGAGATGTCAAGAAAGAGATAAGCAAAAAAAAGTACAGATATAATTATGCCCATAGAGATGATCTTAAAAGGAGAAGTAGTATCAAGTATAATACTGACACAGCACATAGAGAAGATCTCAAAACAAGGAGTACAGAGAAATACAGGAGGAACAGTTTACATAGAGAAGATGTTAAATTGAGAAGTAAAGACAAATACAGAACAGATCCTTTACATAAAGTAGATGTGAAAATGAGAAGTACAGAAAAATACAGAACAGATCCTTTACACAAAGAGGAGATAAAGAAAAGAAGTACAGTGAAATATCAAACTAATGCAAAGCATAGAGAAGAGATGAAGAAGAGAAGTATAGCCAAATACCAATCAGATGAAAAACACAGAGAAAATGTAAAGAATAGGAGTAAGCAGATCTACAAAAGTGATGAAGCTCACAGAAAACGTGTGAATTCTGCAAGTACTAGGAGATACAATACCGATGAATCGTACAGGAAAAGAAATCTAAGAAAAAGGTCTATGAAGTATGAAACAGATGAAGCCTTCAGATCAAAAGCTAAAGTCTATAGTAAAGAAATGTATGCATCAAGTACTTGTGTCagattaaagaaaaaagatgaAGTAATACAGCAAAGAAGAGCAAAAAGACAAAAACTAGAGAACGAAAAGGAAGTAGCAAACTTATTTAAGTGTAAAGTAAAGGAAGGCATTGATTACATATGTTGTTGTTGCAATAGACTCTTATTTGAAAATCAAGTCCAAAGATGCAATCCCAATACTTATGAGAAGAACACGGAAGCAGCATTAGCAGCCGAGGTCTGCATACAGAAAAAGTATTTCCATCAGTGTTCAGAGGATTGCCTTTCGAATTGTACAAAATCATCATTGTGGATTTGCTTTACCTGTCATAGGAAGATTCTGAGAGGGAAAATACCAGCGGAGGCGACAGtgaacaatttgtttttagaaGATATTCCGAAGGAACTCTGTGATTTGAATTGCCTCGAAAAACACCTAATTGCATTGCAAATACCTTTTATGAAGGTAATGGGGCTTCCTCATGGCGGTCAGAAGAATGTTCATGGACCAGTTGTGTGTGTGCCATCAGACATGAAAAAAGTAGCAAGTCTACCGCTTAAGGAAGATGAAAATTTGTTGTTGCGCGTTAAATTGAAAAGGAAATTGAATTACAAAGGATATTTTGAATATCAGTTTGTAGACCCGAAGCATGTTTTTGCTGCCTTAGATTATTTGAAACAGAATAACAAATGGTATACAAATGTAACAATAGACACAAATTGGAAAGAAAATGATTATGATGAAGTTACAGATGTAACTGACGAAATAAAATTAGACGATGTAGAAAACCAAGAAGTGGCTACTGATACTTGTTTACAGCCACTGGATATTGCACAGGAAGTTTTGGATCATTATTTTGATGACATATACAATATTGCACCTGGAGAAG AACATAGATGGAATGATGCTATTAGAACAATTTTACAACAACAGAATGACCACAGAGATCCAGATTTGTTGGATTGGTCTGAAAAGAATGAAGTACTGAAAA AATACCGCGTTCTTGCAAAGTCACAGGTTCCGAAGActccaaatgaaaatgtattcgAATTGCTGAATTCAAAGGGATTTATACAAAAGAGAACAAGAACAAAACCAGCTGTCATTAGATACCCAAGATttaatgttgacaaaatgtCTGAAAAATACTATCAGTGTCTCCTACAGCTCTTCCTACCTCACGAGAGAGGATCTCAATTAAAACCACCAGGTTTTGATCTCTATCAGACATTTTATGAGAATGGTCATGTGAAAATTGCAAATGATCACAACTTACAGGCAGTTAAGTTATTGGTCGATAGAAATCATGCAAAATTTGCGGAAAATGAAGAAATAATAGCGAATGCACAAGAAACGTTTGAGACTATCGGGGAACCGCAGGATGCATGGGCAAGTTTATGTCCAGAAACTGAATTAATACGAAAGGAATGTATGGAAGAAAGAAGTAAACTGAATGTTTTGAATGATAATGTCGATGAAATACCAGATATGGAAACCGAGGCAAATTCAGCTGATGTCATGTTCAAAGTGCAACAAAATAACCAATCCAGAGAAGAAGCCATGCAGATAATCCAAAATCTTAATGAGACACAGAGaagcatattttattatgtaagaGACTGGTGTCTAGAGAAATCAACAGGACAAAACCCAGACCCCTTTCACATATTTATAACAGGTGGTGCAGGTACCGGAAAAAGTCATGTTATCAAGGCTATTCATTATGAAGCTTCACGTTTGCTTGCAAAGAACATGTCAACGCCAGATAGTTTAGCAGTACTGCTGACTGCTTTCACAGGAACAGCTGCATTCAACATTGGTGGAAATACAATCCATCACCTGTTTTCTCTGCCAAAGTATATGCGTCTACCATATGAACCATTAAAAGAACAGACTCTTAGTGAATTAAGGATACAGCTTCGAGATCTTAATGTACTGGTAATTGATGAAGTGTCAATGGTTTACAAGAGACTATTGTATTATATCCATGAAAGGCTTGTGCAAATAAAAAAGAGCAAAGAGCCGTTTGGGGGAGTCAGTGTCATTGCGGTAGGTGACTTTTACCAACTACCTCCTGTCAAACAACGTAAAGATGAAAGACTCTACAaagacaatatttcatatccaGTTGATCATTGGCAAGAATTGTTCAAAGTTGTAGAGTTATCAGAAATCATGAGACAAAAGCAGGATGTACCATTTGCAGAAGTTCTTAATTCTCTGCGTACACGGGAATTGCAGGAACCTCTTAATACTGAAACCTTGTCCATGCTTCGTGAGTGTGTTAGGCAGGGACCAGAggatgtgttacatgtatatgctacaAACGACGAAGTAAACAATTACAATCTTAAAATGCTGCGTAAAAGTTGCAATGATTTTGTTGAGATTGATGCTCAGGATTTCGAGAAAAACACAGCAACAGGGAAACTCACACTGAGAAAAAAGCCTATATCTAGATCAAAATCAGACGGTCTCTCCAGTTCCCTTTTGATTGCGCCGAATGCACGG